cccttcgcgctcttttctggcgctgaatcaaggcggcgacccccccttccctttctttcttcctctctctcgttcttattctttctttccctctccttccttctttatctctgtcttctctccctctttttctttccttctttattccttctttcctactcttctttctctcacctctttccttcctctctccctcctgctccctcttttcttccttccttccttccttctgcccttcccatctttcttcctctcccccattcttattctttctttccctctacttccttccttatttctccctttccgtcttctctccctctttcttttctttccttctttattcccttccttatttcctactcttctttctctcccctttccttccttccttccttccttcctctctccctcccactccctcttttcttcctccctccctcccctccctctcctcagaaacataggatgctgctttatacttctggcccttaaaccctggaaccaggagagcagctccagtgagtcaacctcagccagtccctttggtgaagggtggtggctcactggcagaacatctgtcctgcatgcagaaggaccccagcatctccaggtaccagtagctctgcaaagctcctgcatgaaaccctagcgagcctccaccacccagtgcagttaccaaaaatcatttttcaataaattgtacaataattgtacatttgaatatctacttgccattattctgactatgtttctgctttcagagctagttactaccgtacttacattattacaaaaaacagtaataattgaatgcagtgacaataatttatgataataaagagtggacacatagtcctacagatacaaccggccctttgagggtgaccaaactgctgatgcggcccccgatgaatttgagtttgacacccctgttctacagagtggctggggaaaaccaaaaCCAGCCAGAtgtataataaattgttgttgttgttgttgttgttgttgtatatcaCCACATCGTCTGCAAATGCTTTAAATTTATATTGCCTCTGTCTCACTCttacttatggactcattgttaaaaccgtgtttatgcgagacaattttactcagctacgagtgatctccAAAAAAGAAGATACCTTTAATGTCTTGATTACATCTTATTCTTTGTGCCAATACTTCTAAAACTATTATAAACAACAAAGGTGACAATAGGCAACCTTATTTTGTTCCTTTAGTTGTTTCATAATTCTCCGTCAGGACATTATTAACTATCAACTTGCCTTTTTTTGCCTACTCTCCACAACTCAAATATTCTAAAATGTTAAATTCACTGAATCTGAAGCAGTCGATAAATCTTTTTTTGTTCTCTCACAGTTTCCTATATTCTTATAAAGCTGGTTTTGTGTGGATATACATATTTCTGTATAGTATAACTCAACAGCTTAGCAATTACAGAGGACCATATCTCAGCATCTTGGTTTAGCAAAGTCTTCTATATGATTCAAGTAGTTTAGCTCCATTTGTTAGGAACAGGTGTAAGGATAGCTTCTGAACTCtaggaggttttttggggggaaagatttGTAGATCATTTTTGTATTAACTTATTTTATCagtggaaagttttttttaaaaggttgcttttgttttgcaatgAATAAATTGTGCTTATAATCATAGaatgccatccagtccaacccccttccaagcaggaaacaccatcaaagcattcctgacataagagaaggttaaggggtgatatgatagccatgttcaaatatataaaaggatgtcatatagaggagggagaaaggttgttttctgctgctccagagaagcggacacggagcaatggattcaagctacaagaaagaagattccacctaaacattaggaagaacttcctgacagtaagagctgttcggcagtggaatttgctaccaaggagtgtggtggagtctccttctttggaggtctttaagcagaggcttgacaggcatatgtcaagaatgctttgatggtgtttcctgctggcagggggttggactggatggcccttgtggtctcttccaactctttgattctatgattctatatgcctgtcaagcctctgcttaatacctccaaagaaggagactccaccacactccttggcagcaaatttcactgccgaacagctcttactgtcactgCTTTGTAACTCTTTGtaccaggggtccctttacctttaccttacctcttcTTCAGTGACTTATAACTCTAAGAATAAGACTTTGAGATATTGCGCTGGAACTTTAGGCTTGGGCATTGCCTCTTTACACTCTGTGGCTGCCTGGCTGTTGGCTAGGCTAAGTGTGGGGCAAGTGACTGCCAAGCATCTGGCGCTGGGCTCGACGCAGCCATGGTCTTCTGCCTCTGCACCACCATTCAAGGAAGACAGAGTCCTCTTGATGTTGCCCAGCCTGCTCTGCCTACTTGCTGTGCGCCATGCAACACCTGCTGGCCACAGATAAAAAAATACCAATGGTAGCAAAATCATCATTGTCCTTTAGTAAGCCAATATCTTTGCTACAAAGATATTAAGGACGCTGTCTGCCATTCAAATTACTTCTCAAAAAGTATTTCAGGGAAGCGGCAGGCACAAGAAAAGATTCCTGGAATAATAAAAAGCTTGGAGCATGTGAGGACAGACTGATGTGTTTATTTTGGTTTTTCAGTAGAGAGAAGCTAGAATTAAATCAAGTTCTGAACTTCTTGGAGAAACACTAGAACTCTACACTGCCTGCTGAAAATTATGGACGATGCTTTGAATACAAACCAAAAGACGGACAAATAATTTCACACTCTCTGTATTTTTACTTATTTCTTTAAGATTTTTCACTTGCTCTTTGTCATAAAGCTCCAGGATGgattacaataattaaaacaacaataacaaactgTTACAATAATTAAACAATTAGAACCATTCCAAAGAGAACAAAATAGTATGACGTATGGAAGTTTGAAATAAGTAATTAATTCTGCTGTGGAAAAAGAAGTGAATTAGAAGGCCACAAGCCTTGGTTCCCATCCaaatataaatatgtatattatttatttgtgtggcTGAAGCCGTTACAAGagacaaaaaattaaaacagaataaaatgcattacacagttaaaataaatattgaaaccAGGAATTATCTCAGGGAAGGGTTTGCTCCTCTGAAGAATCTAACATAAACCCCACAAACTTTTCTCCTTAATATTGCcactttgaaagcaaaacaatCCGTTTTTCAGTGGTGGAGGGAGATCTGATCCCTAACAAAAAATTAACACAACTATATTTATTCCAGGGTATTTCcaagttcttttttctttatttctttcattttagaAATCCCCATATTTCTGCACCATAACAGATTTGTAGAATGGATCCTATCCAGAAATGGTTTTTCGTCCCAACAGGAAGCCATGGTTCTGATCCAGATTCTGCTGTAGGAAGTATTTTAGTAAGTATTTCACTTATACTAAGAGGTAGCAtacagctcctcctccacccaATCCAGGCCAATTCGGGGCATACCCCCCTGGATCTAGCCCCAAATTAAGCCTAATTAAATAGATGGTTGAGAAGGTGACAGGGGAAGGAGATACTCTGTCTTCTTCCAAACctgtacaagagagagagagagagagagagtttggatttgatatcccgctttatcattaccctaaggagtctcaaagcagctaacattctccattccctttctcccccacaacaaacactctgtgaggtgagtggggctgagagacttcagagaagtgtgactagcccaaggtcacccagcagctgcatgtggaagagcggggatgcgaacccggttccccagattacgagtctactgctcttaaccactacaccacactggagttCAATTCTGCAGGGGACTGCTTCAAACTATTTATTAGAGTTCCACCCTATTACAGATCCAATGTTGTCTTTAGTGTTTTGTAGTCAGATGCTCCTTTGTGTTCAGATCATGCCTCAGTAaaataatgtagcacttgggcATGAAGATGCAGCCCAAAAGCCCAGCACAGGAGACTAAGATGGAAAAGACCTGCACggctaccatgtatttccccttggtgctcaagtaagtgggcacaaaggacacccaaacactgcagaagaccagcatgctgaaggtgatcagcttggcttcattgaaagccccaggcagcttcctggctagaaaagccaccgtgaagcagatggcagccaggaagcccatgtagccgagGGCAGTGTAAAACATGGCAACAGAGCCTTCGTTGCATTGGACAATGATCTCTCCAAGCTGGGAGCTCTTGTCAAATtctgggaatggaggagaaagtCCCAGCCAGGTGATGCAGATAAGAACTTGGACACTAGAGCAGGAAATTACAATGGAGTGGGCCAAgctcttccccagccatctcctcaccctGTTCCCTGGCTTAGTAGCCAGGAAGGCCAGCACCaccgtgatggtttttgccaagacAGAAGAGACGGCAACTGAGAAGATGAGGCTGAAGGTTGtctgtcggagaaggcaggtcactttccttggccgtccaatgaagaggaaggaggacaaaaaggagaGCAATAAAGAGATGAGGAGGATGTAGGAGAGGTCccgattgttggctttgactatgggagtttctTTGTATTTAATGAAGATTCCTAACACAAAGCCTGTGCTTAAGGATAAGAAGAGAGCAAGGGAAGCCAAGAGGATTCCCCAATACTCTTCGTAGTCTAGGAAGTTGATAATCTTGGGAATACATTGATCTTGGTCCTTGTTTGGATACTGATCTTCTGGACATTTGGTGCAGTGTGTTGCATCTGAGAATTGAGAAAAAGAGCGGCTTTAGTATTCCTTGCATCCATAATCACGTAGCTTCTAAtacttttttttgagggggggtgcTGATCTTCTGGAAGTTAGGAAATTACAATGTGAAAGATATAGTTTTATCTGTGTATACAAAATTTTCCTCACTTTTCATTCCCTTGGGATGTAGGTAAACTGGGAGGCAATGACTTCCCTCCAGAGGTGTCCCTGCCTTCTTCATTGTCCCGCTCTCTTTGCCTGGTGAAGACACATTTATGTACCTTCAGCTTTGGCAGTtaaggtattttgttttgtgggagaTGATGACAAACTCTGAAGCCAAACTAGGGACTCAGCTGcagtggttaaaaataaaaacattaaaaatgctttataacattgtgacaccagatgacactgtagggcaggggtaggcaatctaaggcccgtgggccagatgcggcccaatcgacttgacaatccggcctgcggacggtccaggaatcaccatgtttttacataagtagaatgtgtccttttatttaaatgcatctctgggttatttgtggggtctacctggtgtttttacatgagtagaatgtgtgcttttatttaaaatgcatctctgggttatttgtggggcataggaattcattcatatttttttcaaaatataatccggcccccacatggtctgagggatggtggaccggcccacagctgaaaaaggttccttgcCTCTGCTGTAGAGTGATTTCCCATTATGTTTACAATACGTTTTCCcgcaacttttttttaatatgtcTAGATCCAACCCTAGATTCCTGTTGAGAAATTGCTCTCGGATCTCAACAGAAAATGTCTGAGTGTACCTTCAGCCATGAATGCCCTCACCCACCTTTCTGAGTGGAGATGGTCCCATCTGCACATGGAGAACAAGCATAGCAGCAAACCGGCTCTCCTTCTTGAATCACCTTGAAATATCCAGGGTGGCAGCTATCGGTGCATCTGGAGCAAGGCACAGTCTACACACAAAGAGAGGAAGGTGCATCAAGGGGACAAATTCTGTCTATGGAAGTGGTTGATAGAGTTTGGAATGGAGCCAACAGCATCTCATGGACCACTAACCCTGAAATTCCAGCTGttttttcaaaaagtaaataaataataataaacataatgaaaaaatgaaaaacccgTGTTTGTCTTTCTTACATACTTATACTTGTAAACAAAAACTTTATCCATATTCTTTTACCAAATTCTGTTCAATTCTTAACAAAAATTACCAGAAAAGATTACTAACAAAAATCCTCCTACCTGACTTCCTGTCTAATccctttgcatattttaatttttactttcAATGTACCCAACTTCATTCCTCTATTCTCTAGCTTTTATCTATTACATTCTTACATTTTATCCCATTAGTCCCTTCTCATTCAGTAAACCAAGATCACTCAAAAGCTGCCATAGACATAAAACCTTTAGTATATCCTTGCACATATCTCTTGTATTTATCCCCATTGTTCCTCCTTTCTATTCCTATATATGGTGTCACTGTCAACCCCAAATTTCCGGATTTCAAAATGGAATGTGGCTATTCCATGTCCACTTCATGGATATGGGGCTCACGGTATGAGGGGGACACCCTTGGATGTCAGCTCCCACCCCTTCACTGGGCAAAGGAGTGTAATCCAAGTTCTGTGTATTCAGAAATTAATGTATATCAACAGATACCATACAGAAAAAGTGTACCCCCACCTGGTTAAACCTCTGGGGCCACAAAATAGCATCTGGGTTGATAGTGAACTTTGTGTCAGCGGATGTCTCTCTTTCGATACTCCCAACTTTCACTCTGGCACGAGACTCGTTGGGAAACATCACCCAGTTTACAATGTCATAGTTGCCTGGCAGCACCCCATTCTCATCCAAATGCATTCCACCCATGGAGGTATTAGAAAACTGGATTGCTCTTAAGAAGGGAGGAAGCTGGAATGAAagttgctgggagtcacaggCGGGCAGACTGCTTttattatgtgaatggtgccacagacttCCTGGGTGGGTTACAGGGACTCCAAgtgggaaccactgacctagaTCAATTTGAGAGCCAGTCATTCCATCCCAGTATACATCTTAGTAGAAATGAAACATTGTAGAAGAACAGAAACAATCACTGCCTGGTTACACCCCTGGTGCTAATTTCTGCACATAGACACaaagtttaaaaaggtaaaggtaaaggacccctgacagttaagtccagttgttaacgactctggggttgcagcactcatctcactttactggccgagggagccgatgtttgtccgcagacagtttttccgggtcatgtggccagcatgactaagccgcttctggcgaaccagagcagcacacagtaacgccacttaccttcccattgtagcagtacttatttatctacttgcactttgacatgctttcaaagtgctaggttggcaggagctgggaccgagtaatgggagctcatcccgtcatgggcatttgaaccgctgaccttccgatcggcaagccctaggctcagtggtttagaccacagcgtcacccgcatcccAGACCCGCGTCCCAGACCCGCGTCCCAGTTAGAAAGTTCCAATtatgaaacagaaaatgaaaagaataGCCATAGCAGGGACCTTTTCCTCATgctgaaaatgtttattgaaagcAAAGGTGTTAAATAATTGGACACAAAGTTAGAGAGTTCCAAATATTTAACATCTTTgctttcaataaacattttcagcATGAGGAAAAGGTCCCTGCTATGGCTATTCTTTTCGTCTTCTGTTTTATACTATGCACAGTTGGTTGGTACTGTTTTGAAACTTTCAGCACTTTTTATAATTCTGTTCTGTTGATATATTATAAACCAACcagtgtttacacacacacacacacacacacacacacacacacacacacacacaagcatataAACATGAAAATAGAAAAGGTTCAATGACAGTACACGTCAGCATTGTCGGGCAGACCAAAGGCCagcagaggcagaggaggagatgaAGACAGCCCAACTTCAGCCAAGATGTCTGGGTTTCTCTCAGAGCACTAAGGAGTAAACCATCAGAAAGTGGGAGGGTCTTCTTATGAAATCCCCATGGTGGGAAGAAATGTTCATCTGCACAAGAACCTCATCAATTGGATTTGCCTCAGTAAAGGACAAATTATTTGTCTCGCTACTAGATTTTTATTCCACAGTTGGGAAGATGGGTTGAAGTTtgcaaaaagggaaaggaaatacctgccatggctgtagaCGTTGACATCCCAAACTGTCTGTTCCACTCATCCTCGGCATCCGTTTTGATCTCGATGAACATGCAGCATGTAAAGCGTGTGCAACAACTTGGACATGGAAGTAAGTGCTGTAGCTGTCTTGGGACAGAGATCTCTCCAGCTCTTCCTGGGGCAGAGtctccagcttctccttctcGGTGCATCTTGTCCGACCTTTCACAGACAAGGTATGCTTTGAATATAAGCAATTAAATGCTTTCCTCCAAAACCAATAAAGGAGATATGAAGATGGCGTATAGTAGCCATGTATGGTTCTTTTTTTGGTCTTCATTACAAAGGAGAAGGAACCATGGATGGGCTGGAAAAACTCTGAACCCATAAGCAAATTAAAGTTGATGTCCTGAAAATCTGTTGTGATCCAAACTCTTGCCCCACCTTCTTTATTGTAGCTTTGTTGTAGGGCCATGATTGGTATCCATCCCAAGTAAGTGTTCTCATAGTAAAGAAATACATTGACTTGTCTCCATATCATAACTGGCACATTTGGCACAAGTGATCGATATGGATTGCTTTCTGCTATCCTATGTGTGAAGGCGACACAGATTCCACTGTGGATCATCAGAGATGTCAGGGCACCCACAAACCTTTCTCCATTCTCATTTTCTGGAGCAAAGAGGCCAACCCACATCCACCCAAAATGCAGGAGCAGCTTGACAAtcccctgggactgagtatcttcTTTGGGGAGCATCCGGTAGACAAAAGGGAACTGGGATTTATCATCCATAGCCTGAGCATTAAAGCCATGGCTGGTCtagtgagagaagggagagaTTAGTGATTTGTTTTGGTCTCAATATAAGAATCTTGACtcccttggagaaaaagtggggTTTTATACTGTCCTTCATACCTGTGGAATTTTGTAGATGCTTGACATGGTCGAAATCTGTTTTGAGATTACAGAACTGGCTCCTTCAAGAACAGCCAGTAGGTTATTATTCCCTTTTCCACAGGTATAGTTTGGGATGTTGCTTTCCCCACCCGAAAGCAGGTCTAGCATGACATCGGAAGTCATCCTTGCATCGAAAAAGTTCTCATAGAGGTTGTAGCCCagggtgatgttgggtaagagTCCAGGGTCACGGTTGATCTCCTGGATAGTGAACAGGAAGGATAAGATGTGCCAGTACATCCTATCTGACACACTGCAATAAACagattaataataacaatgtgAAACTGCTTCACCATTTAATGAAAAAAACTATGATTTGATAACCAAAGAACAACTTGTATGTTTCTGGTGAAGGGTGAGAAGAGTCCTATTCTTGCTTTAAGGTGAAAATCGATTTCATCACGCTTCAGAATAAAAATGGTAAGGTGTACTCTCTtcattgcagaagcagaaaaacataCAGCTTTAGGTTGTAGATAGTACAATGTTGAGAATTAAGTATTGTTAGAAATAGGTTTAAgtgagtttaaaaaaagaaatggtagAGATGGTAAAATTTAAAGATATAATCAATATAGAATTAagattgttttaaataaaattagaTGTTGTATAAGAATAAGAAATTACTAAAGGTGAATTATATTGAAACACAGTAAGAGGAATGAGGAAGCCATCAGAATTAGATTATAATTAAGATTGTAATGtaagagtttttgttttgtatgtatttttgtattttgatatttttgtagtTTTGTATTGTGTAGTTTTTTGtggtttgtattttgtatgtttttgtattttgtgttacaaaatttcaataaatatttttttaaaagaaaaagaaaaacacacagctttttaaaaaaactgaatgaAGACATTATTTTTTGAAGGTTCGTGAAATGTGGGGGGCCTTGTAGCCAAGGTTGCAGTTGCTTTGGGGGTCTCCTTGTCTTCCTGCATATATGCCCAGTTGCTGAAATGGAGAGCTCAGCCTACAAgtctatccccaccaccaccacatccagTCCTGGCATCTTCTTCCCTCACCTCAACGCATCCTTTTCATCCCTGATCAGATTCCTTTGAGCAAGCAACACAGCAGGGATGACAAGGGGAAACAGGACAGgtgtgtggggaacctgtggccctctatatGTGGCAGGACTCCAGTTTCCAACAGCCCCCAGGCAGCATAGCCAGTGACTAGTGGTCAGGGagatattctctctgtgtgtgtggccaGTAAAGAGGCCGCTGCCTAACTGCTAACAGAATTGTTAGAGTGAAAGGGTTTTTTACTATTGTTATCACTTCTTATGGCTTCTGGCTAACCACCCCGGATTACATTTTCCAGTGTTGAGATTTTaaacatcagagcagccttttcgTGTACTTGCGCTCCAATCTTAAGGAAAATTGCAAAGACGTTTTGGATGTTGTAGCTCCTTGCAGGATCTGGATACGATGTCAAAAAAGTGCTAGTGCTTTGATTAAGCTACAAAGGCGAGGAATGGGATCGGCTTTACCATCTATATGCCTCTCAAATCTTCATACACTTGACAATaaatggatgatctgcaccttattaatcaaggaaactcaaggaaactctgatatgctaaagaggagggttcgaggaaaggagacggaaatttgtacaaccaagctaggagcgCACTGGCGAAGGAGATTATAGTGAcaaaacgaacctatgattcggactcaattctcaaacatgtctcAGCTACTCTtcggaagaatttacagaacatttctgaatataagagaacatcttcttttactgaatataagataacatattcttctgctccggagagtcaaaaattggcaaacgacctgaatcatttttatagcaaagtcaagcgttatcaactagagcaattcacacggcaccagaggcaccaacagccacctcaacctgttctgaagtcactacagggacagaaggcaaaagctccaggcgcaatcggagtggctcctctttgcttgaaatagtgttctgcacactccgatcgtcacacagatatttaacagatattttgtataaagtatgtttacattgtaaaattagccaaagcaaattccaagtatgtaggtacttggcgaataaattactattctattctattctattctatgacaTCAGAATACAGTTACGTACTCATCAAACCTAGTTAATGGGGGCTGAGAAAAGACATATGGAAGTTGATCGTAAAATTGTTTTGGAGAGATGACCCCACTAACAAGGAAGTCTCCAGGCCGGAAGTAATTCTGTGCTCCCTTTTCTTCCCTGATCAGATTCAGGGGACATTTTGCCTTTGGGTTTCCAAAGACCTCGTGAGGCATcaataggagcagcagcagaagaagcagcagcagcagcagggatccCATTCTGGCTGTAGCTCCTGCACCTCTCCTGTGAGCTTGTGCAAGGGGAAATCTCATGCAAGACCAAAGCTACAGTGTCGTCACCCATAGAGCTAGTGGCCACTGATGACTTCAGAGCTTTTAAAGACCACACACACATCTCCCCCACTTTCACCTGCTCTAAATCTTGACCCACTCTGCCTCCAACACAGATTTTCTTCCCCCAGGAATGATGCAATGAGTAACCTCGTGTTGGGCCTTGATTCTGAAGCCTGAACAACATCCAGAAATCTCTCTTGGGATTCGGCTATAGAAAATCACCATGATTTCCGTAATTACAATAGGAATAAAGCTCATCTCTGCAACATCCCGGAGATGTTGTGTGGTTTGAGGGGAAGCGACAGAGCTGGAGAAAAACATGTTTGTGAAGGATGCCAGATACAACTCTACGTCTGACATCagccatgtgtttgtgtgtgagagtttgGCCTAAACTTTTTTGACAATAGCATTAGAGGAGCCCTACAACAGTTTTTTAACAGTTAAGATCagcttgacagtggaatggtctcccttggggggagggtgtggactctccttccttggaggtttttaaggagaggttgaatgtccgtctgtcatggatgcttgagctgaggttcctgcattgcagggggttggactagatgacgcttgtgGGGtccccttccacctctatgattctgtgatttacacatatatacatacacctGAGTCCAGGCGGAGAGAGAGTCCAAAGCTTTCGCATGACACAAGGGTCTTCCCAACTCCAGACACCAACTGCCAAGCTCTGGCCCTCAACTGCCTCCTCACTCAGGTTCAACCCTCGCTTTCAAACTCCCAGCCAATCATCACTCGCCACCAACATTCCGGTTCTCTctcccagggctggcccaccaatGAGGCAAGGGGCTGCAACCGCTTCAaagggcaggatccacaggggcaacaACAGCTGAGGCATTGCCCCTTCCATGGCATCCCTTCCCCTGCTGCTTCTTGGTGAACAGGAAGGGCTGGTGGTCTCCCTCCCCCTCGTTCCCAATGTAGCTCTTTGTTCCCCCCTTGTTTCCgacgtagatcttcactcacccagTCTTCCTTGGCAggtgggcaccattttgtggttcttctcagatggcaaaatgtcttgggccagcctctGGCTGACCCTTAAGGGGTGGTGCTTGTATAAATAAAGGCCCACTTTTTCACTTAAATCCTTGGTCTGCTGGCATTCCTCTGCGGAATCAGGAGATTCATTTGGGAGAGGAAATAAAACCCTAACGA
Above is a window of Zootoca vivipara chromosome 2, rZooViv1.1, whole genome shotgun sequence DNA encoding:
- the LOC118080154 gene encoding vomeronasal type-2 receptor 26-like, producing MYWHILSFLFTIQEINRDPGLLPNITLGYNLYENFFDARMTSDVMLDLLSGGESNIPNYTCGKGNNNLLAVLEGASSVISKQISTMSSIYKIPQTSHGFNAQAMDDKSQFPFVYRMLPKEDTQSQGIVKLLLHFGWMWVGLFAPENENGERAIQFSNTSMGGMHLDENGVLPGNYDIVNWVMFPNESRARVKVGSIERETSADTKFTINPDAILWPQRFNQTVPCSRCTDSCHPGYFKVIQEGEPVCCYACSPCADGTISTQKDATHCTKCPEDQYPNKDQDQCIPKIINFLDYEEYWGILLASLALFLSLSTGFVLGIFIKYKETPIVKANNRDLSYILLISLLLSFLSSFLFIGRPRKVTCLLRQTTFSLIFSVAVSSVLAKTITVVLAFLATKPGNRVRRWLGKSLAHSIVISCSSVQVLICITWLGLSPPFPEFDKSSQLGEIIVQCNEGSVAMFYTALGYMGFLAAICFTVAFLARKLPGAFNEAKLITFSMLVFCSVWVSFVPTYLSTKGKYMVAVQVFSILVSCAGLLGCIFMPKCYIILLRHDLNTKEHLTTKH